Genomic segment of Polynucleobacter necessarius:
CTATTACTAACTCAGGTGGTGTGACATTTAGCGACGCAGTGATCGTTGGAACGGAAGTCATTTTGACTAATACGGCGAGTGCTCAAACGATTGCTTTCAATGCCGGGCTTACAACACCGACCTTAACAACTACATCTAATCCATATAACGTCAAAATTGCTGGTGGTACAAGCACTATTACTAGCGCACTGACTTTCTTAAATACTGGATCCTTGCAGCTTGGAGCTTCGTCTAGTGATAGTTTCATTGTCGTTAATGGATTGACAGCAAATGTGCAAGTAGGCGGAATTAGTTTGGCTGGAACGATTTCTAGTGGTGATGAACTTGAGCTTGGTGCATCTAATGTTGCAATTACTTTACTAGCTGCGACTACTTTAGACACTACCAATGTCGCTTCAGCCGGCACTCCTACAACCACTACCTATACCTCCGACACATCATGGGTTGTGCCAACAGGAGTGACAACGATTGCTGTAGACATGGCAGGTGCTCAGGGTGGTGGTACTAGTGGTGGCTTGGGCGGACGCTTACAGGCATCTAGTGTTTCAGTGACAGCAGGATCCACGTTAAATATTTATATCGGCGGAGCCGGCTCTTCAGGTGTTGGTGGGTCTGTAGCTGGTGGTGCAAATGGCGGCGGTGCCACTACTAATCCAGGCAATGCCACAAACCTTAACTCTGGTTCAGGCGGGGGTGCAACTGATATTCGCCTAGGTGGAACATCATTAAGTAATCGCATGTTGGTTGCCGGTGGTGGTGGCGGTCAGGGTGGATATGACTCAAGTCTTAGCAGTACTCCTGCGGCCGGAGGAGCGGGTGGCTTATTGATTTCTGCCAATGGCGCAAATGGAACTTCGGGTGGACACGGTGTGAGCACTGGTGGCGATGGAGGCTCGCAAGTCGCCGGCGGCGATGGTGGAACTGCATCACTTTATGGTGACAATGGTTCATCTGGATCAAGCGGTTTAGGTGGGGTTGGTGGCGATTCCTTAAATTGGACTATTTATGTTGGCGGCGTTGGAAATGTCCAAACATGGGGTCAGTCTGGCGGCGGCGGAGCGGGTTATTTTGGCGGCGGCGGTGCAAGTAATAACTTGTACGGACCCAATTGGGGTGGAACTGTTGGAGTAGGCGGTGGTGGCGGCTCATCCTATGCTGATGGTACCTATGCATCGGGCATCACTAATACAGCTGGATATCAGGCAGGTGCTGGATATGCCACGATCACTTACAGTGCTGCAGGTAATAAAGCTGCTAGCTCCATTCGTTTGGCGGGGGCAATTAACGGTACTTTTGCTCTTACGACAAATAGTGGCACTGAATCCACTACTACAGCTGCAATTGGTCAAAGCACGGCAGTTGCCAGTTATAGCTCAACGGGAGCAGGTACAAATGTGATTGGCGGTAGCGTCGCTACTACTGGTGCGCAGTCTTACACAGGGCCAGTCACTATCTCTGGTGCGACACGGACATTAAGTTCTAGTGCTGATGGCGCAATTTCACTTCCTGCAGTAAATGGTGCAAATGGCTTAATTATTAGCAATGGCAGCGGGGCAATCAACCTAGGTACAGTAGGTGGCAGTACACCGTTGACTTCTTTGACCCTGGAAGGCACAGGCCTGAATACTTTAAGTGGTGACATCGATACTACTGGAGCGGTGGACCTAAAGGGAACTTCACGTCAAACTACGTTTGCAGCGAACCGCACAATCACCACAACCAATGGTAGTGGTAATGGCGACATCACCTTAGGAACTACGAATAGTGCTTACAGTCTGACACTCAACCCTGGTAGCGGCACTGTTGCATTGAATGCCGTTGGCGTGACTGCCGATGGACAGTCTGGTGTGCCGCTGGCCGCATTGACGATTACTGGTACCGGTAGCAAAGCTCAACTGGTGATGTCAATTTAGGTTCTGGCAGAGCAACGACGATTGCTAGCTCATTGACTATTGGCTCTGGTTCTGGCGCCATGACGCTGGGCGATTTAACTTTGGCTACTGGCATTGACTTGGTGTTAGGTGACGCTGGATCTAGAAATATCTCTGTAGCGAGCATTACTGGTCCAGGCAGTGGCACTTCAAATGTTACATTCAGCAATAGCGGAACTGTGAACGTTAGTGGTGATTTCAAAACCGGTATTGGCACCCTGTGGCTCAATAAAACTGTAGGAGCTGTGACTTTTGCTGGATCTACCCAGATGTCTCAATTGAGAACTGATGGCAGCGCTGCCTACAATTTAAGCTTGACTGGTGCAAGCAATAGCATTGCTTCTTTCTACACAGCCACACCATTTGAGACCACTGGCACATTAATCCTAGGTGATGAATCCACTGATGTCTTTACTTATTCTGGTGGACCATTTAACCCAAGTCGTCCCGCAAGCTTAAGTTTGGCTGGAAGCATTATTACAAGCAATACTACTGCGGGTAATGGTGCGGTAACTTTAGGTGATGCTAATACTGCCGTCACATTGGGCTCAGACTTCACGATTGATACCAGTGCAAGTAATTCGAATATCACAGTTGCGAGCTCAGCAACCATCGCTGGGGCAGGGAAGGCGATGACTCTCAATGCGGGTACAGGAACGATTGCTATCACTTCTGCGCTCAGCGGCATGGGTGATCTTGCCTTTATCGCTAACGAAATTAACTGGAGCGCTGCGATTGCTGGTACCGGCACACTCAGTCTCAAGCCAACTACTGCTGCAAATGTCATCAACGTCGGTGGGGCTAGTGATGCTGGTGCAAGCACCCTAGATATTCTTGCGGCAGAGATTGCCTTCTTGGGCAATACATTCAGCGGAGTGACTATTGGCGGCGGTATACAAAGCGGCAATATCAATATTTCCGGAAACACTACGTTTACAGCGCCAGTGACGTTCACCACTTCTGGAAAAACAGTTCTTTCTGCTAACTTGTTTGCCAGTGGTTCAGCTGACATTACCGTCACGAATGACATGCAGGTTTCTGGCGCCAATCGCACGATTACTACCGCCAGTGGAAACCTCACCTTGGCAGCGGTAGATGCAATTGGAACAGCCTATGGTTTAACACTCACCACCACTAGTGGAGTGATGAATATCGGTAACGTTGGTGCATCCGCTGCTTTAGCTTCTTTAACAAGCTCAGCTGGTGGTACTACAAACTTCATAGGCAGCACGGTAACGACCACTGGAACCCAGACCTATAACAATGCAGTGACATTGTCAGCCAACACAACATTTGCCACTACAAATAGTGCCATCGTATTTGATGGAACAGTGGATAGCGCAACGGGCTTAACTAAAAACTTAAGCGCTAACGTAGGCACTTCAAATATCACCTTTACTGGAGCGGTTGGTGGTTCTCAAGGCTTGGGCAACATTTCATTGACTAGCACTGGAATTACCACGATTAGTAGCACCATTAGTGCCAGCGCATTTACGCAGAACTCATCAATAGGTACTACAGCTATTAATGGTGGCAGCATCACAACATCAGGCGCTCAAGCATTTGGCAATGCCGTAACGCTAGGTGATGCAACAACATTAAGCACTACAAATAACAACATTACCTTTAGTAGCACCCTCAACAGCAGCACCACTGCCAGAAACCTAACACTCAACGCTGGCACAGGTGCGGTGAGCTTTGGTGGAATTGTTGGTGGTGGACTTGCGCTCGGTAATTTAAGTAGTACTGCAGCAACTACTGCCAATACTGCTGCAATCTCAGGAATCGGCGCTTACAGTATTACTGGTGCAGCCACATTCACTGGTGCGGTAACTGGGGTGAATAGCATCACTGCCTCTGGACTGGCAACGATTACCAACAACATCACCACCACTGGCGCACAGACTTATAACGGTAATGTGGTCTTGGCTGCAAATACGACCTTAGCTACTACTGATAGTGATGTGAGTTTTGGTGGAACATTGAATGGCGCTTATGGACTGACCGTTAATAACGGAAGCGGTACTGTGACCTTCAGTGCTGCTGTCGGTGGGTCTACGCCATTAACAAGTCTTAATATTGCTGGAAGTGGGGAAGTTGTTATTAATGCAAATATTACGGTTTCAGCTTCTGCTGGCACTGGTGGTTTGATTGGTGAGATCTTTATCGGCTATTTTGCTGATAACTTGACCTTCTTTGCAACAGCATCAACATATACCGCTTATCAGAGTCGCTTCAACAATACGTTTAAGGTTGTTAATTGCACTACCCCTGGTTGTGATTTTGCTGATTATTATTCTGTATCGTACAAGGGTTATTTCTTGGCGACCACTACCGGAAGCTACACCTTCTACACAAATAGTGATGATGCATCTTACTTATGGTTGGGTACAGCAGGACAAAGCTTTTCTTCATTGATTTCTACAAGGACAGTGGCAAATGCTCTTGTAAATAATGGCTCTGTTCACGCCTTTAGCGAACGATCCGGCACTATCAGCTTGGTTGCTGGAAATTACTACCCATTGCTCTCCTATTTTGGTGAGAACGGCGGCGGCGATGGAATCATTATTTCTTTCACCCCTCCAGGTGGATCCAAAACAACTGACGGCACGAATAACTATTTCAGTAACTCATCTGCTGCATCTGCGGTGACCTTCGCTGGTAATGTAAAAGTTGGCGCTAACGCAACCATTAGCAGTGGATCTGGAGATATGACATTTGGCGCTGCTGTTTATAGCGCCGCCAATGGAGGCAATACTGCTTCCGCCGCAAATAACCTTACCGTCTCAGCTGGTGCCGGCAATGTGACCTTTACTGGTGTTGTTGGCGGTGCTACCAACGGCGCACTCGGTGCTTTAGCTGTCAATACCACTGGTACTACTATATTTGGCGCCGCAGTAACCGCTGCTTCATTAACTACTAATACTGGCGGCACAGTAGCAATTAACGGCGGTGCGATTACTACCTCTGGTGCGCAAACTTATAACGATG
This window contains:
- a CDS encoding beta strand repeat-containing protein yields the protein MTLGDLTLATGIDLVLGDAGSRNISVASITGPGSGTSNVTFSNSGTVNVSGDFKTGIGTLWLNKTVGAVTFAGSTQMSQLRTDGSAAYNLSLTGASNSIASFYTATPFETTGTLILGDESTDVFTYSGGPFNPSRPASLSLAGSIITSNTTAGNGAVTLGDANTAVTLGSDFTIDTSASNSNITVASSATIAGAGKAMTLNAGTGTIAITSALSGMGDLAFIANEINWSAAIAGTGTLSLKPTTAANVINVGGASDAGASTLDILAAEIAFLGNTFSGVTIGGGIQSGNINISGNTTFTAPVTFTTSGKTVLSANLFASGSADITVTNDMQVSGANRTITTASGNLTLAAVDAIGTAYGLTLTTTSGVMNIGNVGASAALASLTSSAGGTTNFIGSTVTTTGTQTYNNAVTLSANTTFATTNSAIVFDGTVDSATGLTKNLSANVGTSNITFTGAVGGSQGLGNISLTSTGITTISSTISASAFTQNSSIGTTAINGGSITTSGAQAFGNAVTLGDATTLSTTNNNITFSSTLNSSTTARNLTLNAGTGAVSFGGIVGGGLALGNLSSTAATTANTAAISGIGAYSITGAATFTGAVTGVNSITASGLATITNNITTTGAQTYNGNVVLAANTTLATTDSDVSFGGTLNGAYGLTVNNGSGTVTFSAAVGGSTPLTSLNIAGSGEVVINANITVSASAGTGGLIGEIFIGYFADNLTFFATASTYTAYQSRFNNTFKVVNCTTPGCDFADYYSVSYKGYFLATTTGSYTFYTNSDDASYLWLGTAGQSFSSLISTRTVANALVNNGSVHAFSERSGTISLVAGNYYPLLSYFGENGGGDGIIISFTPPGGSKTTDGTNNYFSNSSAASAVTFAGNVKVGANATISSGSGDMTFGAAVYSAANGGNTASAANNLTVSAGAGNVTFTGVVGGATNGALGALAVNTTGTTIFGAAVTAASLTTNTGGTVAINGGAITTSGAQTYNDAVTLGADTTLNTTNSNIVFVNTLNSTTSARALTIGAGSGTVTFTGTVGNSLALGATNITAATTTNMTTLVGSGVYATTGNAVVNGTITGVTNLSVSGITAIGANITTSATQLYSGAVTLATNTTLATTDNNVTFSSTLNSNNATPKTLTITAGGGTVTMNGAVGDANVLGVTTITASAFTTGSSGTIAMGANALQLILTLSVWGRHLVAHQPWQLHLGQQVL